Proteins encoded by one window of Emticicia oligotrophica DSM 17448:
- a CDS encoding serine hydrolase, which translates to MRSFLSLVLFFYSYMSFSQLNVQQVEKVNSMLTQLHSQAMFNGVVLMANEGEPIYEKAFGIGNIQTNEALTLNSSFNLASISKQFVAMMSMILKEQGKIQFDDKVKKYISTFPYDKITIRQLLTHTSGLPEYFDLATRYNNTLDTLNNEKLVNLIANLKPELEFEPGNQWEYCNTGYVILATIIEKASGMDIEDFFDKYITQPLHLTDTFVYYLNMKSPLSNKTRRVYGFQRQNGKNKPNDLMRFDGVVGDGNIYSSAKDLLIWEQALYKAQLVSKATLQEAFRPVKLKNGQTYNYGFGWEIDKNEKVLSHTGSWVGFENYIERNIESKTTIIILSNSTNDTAIDLINSIVSNQKVKIPQTQIIKNIQLIDGTGTVARKADVRFIDDKIWEIGDLNAFENEPNTDGKGLVLAPGFIDSHSHHFSGLNKVPEAIPAVSQGITTIVIGQDGGSYPMDTLKKFFKKRPIAINIASYTGHSTLRSEVMGAKSLYRTAKESEVEQMKTILKKELEKGSLGLATGLEYESAFFSNRDEVLQLAQVVAENDGRYMSHIRSEDINLDDAIDEIIEIGRETKIPVQISHIKIAKKDQWGKSPELLVRLQKARAEGINITADCYPYDFWNSTLRVLFPNRDYTNLSSAEFAVNQLFDPEKSVLVRFAPNKSYAGKTITAIAHERGEKPAQTLMNLIAIAAEFEEKNPDYNEGIEAVMGKSMDETDVSNFLLWPHTNICSDGSPSGHPRGHGTFTRILGRYVREQKLMSLETAIYKMTGLSAENLGINDRGIISVGNYADLVLFNPETIIDKADINNGKALSIGIEKVWVNGQVVYQNQKSTGNYPGVLIKKQSKDE; encoded by the coding sequence ATGCGAAGTTTCTTGTCTTTGGTATTGTTTTTTTACTCATACATGAGCTTTTCTCAGTTGAATGTTCAACAAGTTGAGAAAGTCAATTCAATGCTAACACAACTTCATTCACAAGCCATGTTCAATGGCGTAGTTTTGATGGCTAATGAAGGCGAACCAATCTATGAAAAAGCATTTGGGATAGGAAATATTCAAACAAACGAGGCACTTACACTTAATTCATCCTTCAATTTGGCATCTATTTCTAAGCAATTTGTTGCCATGATGAGCATGATTTTGAAAGAACAAGGCAAAATTCAGTTTGATGATAAAGTTAAAAAGTATATCAGTACATTTCCTTATGATAAAATAACCATCCGACAATTACTGACTCACACTTCGGGTTTACCTGAATATTTCGACTTAGCAACTCGATATAACAATACACTCGATACACTTAATAATGAAAAATTAGTAAACCTGATTGCAAATCTCAAACCTGAACTGGAATTTGAACCAGGTAATCAATGGGAATATTGTAATACAGGGTATGTCATTTTAGCGACAATCATAGAAAAAGCCTCAGGAATGGACATTGAGGATTTTTTCGATAAATATATTACCCAACCACTTCATCTTACAGACACCTTTGTTTATTACTTAAACATGAAAAGCCCGTTGAGCAATAAAACTCGACGGGTTTACGGGTTTCAAAGACAAAATGGTAAAAACAAACCCAACGACCTCATGAGATTTGATGGCGTAGTGGGTGATGGCAATATTTATTCTTCAGCAAAAGATTTATTGATTTGGGAACAAGCATTATATAAGGCACAGTTAGTGAGCAAGGCAACTCTTCAAGAAGCTTTCAGGCCTGTTAAACTTAAGAATGGCCAAACTTATAATTATGGTTTTGGTTGGGAAATTGATAAAAATGAAAAAGTCTTAAGCCATACAGGCAGTTGGGTCGGATTTGAAAATTATATCGAACGAAATATTGAGTCAAAAACTACGATAATTATACTTAGCAATTCTACAAATGACACTGCTATTGACCTAATAAACAGCATTGTATCTAACCAAAAAGTAAAAATTCCACAAACACAAATCATTAAAAACATCCAACTCATTGATGGCACTGGGACAGTTGCTCGTAAGGCAGATGTAAGGTTTATTGATGATAAAATTTGGGAAATTGGCGACCTAAATGCTTTTGAAAACGAACCCAATACTGATGGAAAAGGCTTAGTTTTAGCCCCCGGATTTATTGATTCTCATAGCCATCATTTTAGTGGACTCAACAAAGTTCCCGAAGCAATTCCAGCAGTTAGTCAAGGAATCACCACGATTGTCATTGGGCAAGATGGAGGTAGCTACCCAATGGATACGCTCAAAAAATTCTTCAAAAAACGGCCAATAGCTATCAATATTGCCTCTTATACGGGCCATTCTACCTTAAGAAGTGAAGTAATGGGTGCTAAAAGTCTTTATCGAACGGCCAAAGAATCGGAAGTTGAACAAATGAAAACCATACTCAAAAAAGAATTAGAAAAAGGTTCTTTAGGATTAGCTACTGGTTTAGAATACGAATCAGCTTTTTTCTCAAATCGAGATGAGGTTTTGCAATTAGCTCAGGTTGTGGCAGAAAATGATGGAAGATATATGAGTCATATTCGTAGTGAGGATATCAATTTAGATGATGCCATTGATGAAATCATTGAAATTGGCCGAGAAACAAAAATACCTGTTCAAATTTCACATATAAAGATTGCGAAAAAAGACCAATGGGGAAAATCACCTGAATTGCTTGTTCGCCTACAAAAAGCTCGTGCAGAAGGAATCAACATTACGGCAGATTGTTATCCTTATGACTTCTGGAATTCTACTCTTAGAGTTCTTTTCCCAAACCGAGACTACACTAATTTGTCAAGTGCAGAATTTGCAGTTAATCAACTTTTTGACCCTGAAAAATCGGTTTTGGTTAGATTCGCCCCAAATAAATCTTATGCAGGAAAAACCATTACTGCCATTGCCCACGAACGCGGAGAAAAACCAGCTCAAACGCTGATGAATTTAATTGCTATTGCGGCTGAATTTGAAGAAAAAAATCCCGACTATAATGAGGGAATTGAAGCGGTTATGGGAAAATCAATGGACGAAACTGATGTATCGAATTTCTTACTTTGGCCACATACAAATATTTGTTCTGATGGCTCACCAAGTGGGCATCCTCGTGGGCATGGTACTTTCACTAGAATTTTAGGCAGATATGTTCGTGAACAAAAATTAATGTCTTTAGAAACAGCCATTTATAAAATGACTGGGCTTTCGGCCGAAAACCTCGGCATTAATGATAGAGGGATAATTTCAGTTGGAAACTATGCAGATTTAGTGCTTTTCAATCCTGAAACTATTATTGATAAAGCTGACATTAATAACGGCAAAGCCCTTTCAATAGGTATTGAAAAAGTTTGGGTAAATGGGCAAGTGGTTTACCAAAATCAAAAATCAACTGGAAATTATCCTGGAGTATTAATAAAGAAACAAAGTAAAGATGAATAA
- a CDS encoding DNA-3-methyladenine glycosylase → MQNLLPKEFYEKHDTITLSKLLLGCTLIHESLEGRTAGIIVETEAYLKDDPACHAYRKKSARNAPMFENAGITYVYLIYGMHHCVNIVSGGEGVGEAVLIRALEPTEGIELMQKRRKTNDLKNLCSGPGKLVQAMGITLDFNFLPLYSEDFYCIERKNHNFSIVTTTRIGITQGADLPYRFYIDGNKFVSRK, encoded by the coding sequence ATGCAAAACCTTCTTCCCAAAGAATTTTACGAAAAACATGATACGATTACTCTTTCTAAGCTTCTTTTAGGCTGTACTCTAATTCATGAAAGTCTGGAAGGAAGAACAGCAGGGATTATTGTAGAAACAGAAGCTTATTTGAAAGATGACCCCGCCTGCCATGCCTATCGAAAAAAATCAGCTAGAAACGCCCCAATGTTTGAGAATGCAGGAATTACCTACGTTTATTTGATTTATGGAATGCATCATTGTGTCAATATTGTTAGTGGCGGTGAAGGTGTTGGAGAAGCAGTATTAATTCGAGCTCTTGAACCAACTGAGGGCATTGAATTGATGCAAAAACGCAGAAAAACAAATGACCTCAAAAACCTTTGTAGCGGGCCAGGCAAATTGGTACAAGCCATGGGTATTACGCTTGACTTCAATTTTTTACCGCTCTATTCTGAAGATTTTTATTGTATTGAGCGAAAAAATCATAACTTTTCAATCGTTACTACCACTCGTATTGGCATCACGCAAGGAGCAGACTTACCTTACAGGTTTTATATCGACGGAAATAAGTTTGTTAGTAGGAAGTAA
- a CDS encoding phosphodiester glycosidase family protein, with the protein MRKFLILLFISHFCFAQNEESTIKNANWVTTKLGKKFVWKRVHLKDKELFFSNQSINILEIPNHSKHFLFGIAAADTQRKDTQAKRLLLKTSTIAANIGALAAVNAGFFDTKNGGAVDFLKIGGTIIDTTRFDNVPRLPFHAISALTIQKNEVKIIKGEAKIGWERTVNAENVLLTGPLLILNNVQENLPQTSFNDNRHPRTCACVTNNNKLMLITVDGRSSEAFGMTLAELTTLAKALNCKDAINFDGGGSTTMYIKGQPENGVVNYPSDNKLFDHAGERSVSNIFYIK; encoded by the coding sequence ATGAGAAAATTTTTGATATTACTTTTTATCTCACATTTTTGTTTTGCACAAAATGAAGAAAGCACAATAAAAAATGCTAATTGGGTAACTACGAAGTTAGGTAAAAAGTTTGTTTGGAAGCGTGTGCATTTAAAGGATAAAGAGCTTTTTTTTTCTAACCAATCAATTAATATTTTAGAGATACCTAATCATTCGAAGCATTTTTTGTTTGGAATTGCAGCAGCCGATACTCAAAGAAAAGATACGCAAGCTAAGCGATTATTGTTAAAAACGAGCACCATTGCAGCAAATATAGGAGCTCTAGCTGCAGTGAATGCAGGATTTTTTGATACTAAAAATGGAGGTGCGGTAGATTTCCTGAAAATCGGAGGTACAATCATTGATACTACAAGGTTTGATAATGTACCTCGTTTGCCTTTCCACGCGATTTCTGCACTTACTATTCAAAAAAATGAGGTGAAAATTATTAAAGGTGAGGCAAAAATAGGTTGGGAGCGAACCGTAAATGCCGAAAACGTACTGTTAACTGGGCCATTATTAATACTCAATAATGTGCAGGAAAACTTACCTCAAACCTCATTCAATGATAATAGACACCCGCGTACTTGTGCTTGTGTAACAAATAATAATAAATTAATGTTGATTACTGTGGATGGTCGTTCGTCGGAAGCTTTTGGTATGACGCTGGCTGAATTAACTACCTTAGCTAAAGCATTGAATTGTAAAGATGCTATCAATTTTGATGGTGGAGGTTCAACGACGATGTATATCAAAGGTCAGCCAGAAAATGGTGTTGTGAATTACCCTTCCGATAATAAATTGTTTGACCACGCAGGCGAACGTTCGGTAAGTAATATTTTTTATATCAAATAG
- a CDS encoding mandelate racemase/muconate lactonizing enzyme family protein gives MKIKSIRPFLRKLALKKPYTIAYSTFSDVELVFLEIELENGIIGFGSASPAEEVIGENSQQTLINLQTEFVQNLVGRDIRHFQQIIFDTQQYFPNLAGTQAAVDLALHDAFCKYLGINVVDFYGQKIKALPTSVTIGIMNVIDTLEEAKNYFDLGFKILKVKTGISVEEDIERLIRLHEIYQNKLKIRVDANQGYNLEELKKFMSATQKLSLELIEQPLPVGNESEFYALTPSECKILAADESLKNAHSALTFGGIFQPFGIYNIKLMKCGGILPALEIANIAKQANIALFWGCNDESIASIAAALHVAYSCPNTQFIDLDGSFDLAEDLVTGGFSLENGYLKVNSKAGFGFEKIV, from the coding sequence ATGAAAATAAAATCAATTAGACCTTTTTTAAGAAAGTTAGCTCTCAAAAAGCCTTACACAATTGCTTACAGCACCTTTTCAGATGTTGAGCTTGTTTTTTTAGAAATTGAGCTTGAAAATGGTATCATTGGTTTCGGTTCGGCAAGCCCTGCGGAAGAAGTAATTGGTGAAAATTCACAACAAACACTTATAAATCTTCAAACCGAATTTGTACAAAATCTAGTTGGACGTGACATTCGTCATTTTCAACAAATCATTTTTGATACACAACAGTATTTTCCCAATTTAGCAGGTACACAAGCAGCCGTTGATTTAGCCTTGCATGATGCTTTCTGTAAATATTTAGGCATAAATGTGGTAGATTTTTATGGACAAAAAATCAAAGCTCTGCCTACTTCCGTGACCATTGGGATAATGAATGTCATTGATACCCTTGAAGAAGCTAAAAATTACTTTGATTTAGGATTTAAGATACTTAAAGTAAAGACGGGAATTAGTGTTGAAGAAGATATCGAACGCCTTATTCGTTTACATGAGATTTATCAAAATAAACTCAAAATCAGAGTTGATGCTAATCAAGGCTATAATTTAGAGGAATTAAAAAAATTTATGTCGGCTACTCAAAAACTTAGTTTGGAGCTAATCGAACAACCTCTACCGGTTGGTAATGAATCAGAATTTTATGCCTTAACACCAAGCGAATGTAAAATTTTAGCAGCCGATGAATCATTAAAAAATGCACACTCAGCTCTTACATTTGGAGGTATTTTTCAACCCTTCGGCATTTATAATATCAAACTAATGAAATGTGGTGGAATTTTACCAGCATTAGAAATAGCCAATATTGCCAAACAAGCCAATATTGCACTTTTTTGGGGCTGCAATGATGAAAGTATAGCTAGTATCGCGGCGGCTCTTCATGTAGCATATTCTTGCCCAAACACTCAATTCATTGACCTTGATGGTAGTTTCGATTTAGCGGAAGATTTAGTTACAGGAGGGTTTTCTTTAGAAAATGGATACTTAAAAGTCAATTCCAAAGCAGGTTTTGGATTTGAAAAAATTGTATAA
- a CDS encoding DUF1611 domain-containing protein, whose protein sequence is MNKAVILTNGILQKADAKTAHGLIRGTERYNIIGVIDSHETAGEDAGELLDGNHRNIPVFANFNDAKNALNEINFLIIGIATVGGVLPTEMLEIIKEAIENGISIVNGLHEYLSEKPEIMDLADANQIKLIDIRKPKTRKDLHFWTGDIYQVQAKIIAVIGMDCAMGKRTTARMLRQACEKKGLNAQMIYTGQTGWLQGGKYGFIFDSTLNDFVSGELEHAILSCWRDTKPDFIFLEGQSSLRNPSGPCGLELLISGNAKHVVLLHAPKRKYFDDEPHWGEIPSVESEIEIIEKLGSKVIAVALNTEKCTNEEAFEYQTYYEKKLKIPVLLPIQEGVEKLLPILTTL, encoded by the coding sequence ATGAATAAAGCAGTCATTCTCACCAACGGAATTTTACAAAAGGCAGATGCCAAAACTGCACATGGACTTATCAGAGGGACAGAAAGATATAACATCATTGGGGTAATTGATTCACACGAAACAGCAGGGGAAGATGCAGGTGAACTATTGGATGGAAATCATAGAAATATACCTGTCTTTGCTAACTTTAATGATGCTAAAAATGCTCTAAATGAAATAAACTTCTTAATAATTGGGATAGCCACAGTTGGAGGAGTTTTACCAACTGAAATGCTCGAAATTATCAAAGAAGCTATTGAAAATGGCATCTCAATTGTCAACGGTTTACATGAATATCTTTCTGAAAAACCAGAGATTATGGATTTGGCAGATGCTAACCAAATAAAACTTATTGATATAAGAAAGCCCAAAACTCGTAAAGATTTGCATTTTTGGACGGGTGATATTTACCAAGTTCAAGCGAAAATTATTGCAGTAATTGGTATGGATTGTGCCATGGGCAAACGAACTACTGCTCGAATGCTTCGACAAGCTTGTGAAAAAAAAGGTTTAAATGCACAAATGATTTATACCGGACAAACTGGCTGGCTTCAAGGGGGTAAATATGGTTTTATATTCGACTCAACACTTAATGATTTTGTTTCTGGAGAATTGGAACATGCCATTCTTAGTTGTTGGCGAGATACTAAGCCCGATTTCATTTTTCTTGAAGGACAATCGTCATTGAGGAATCCAAGTGGGCCTTGTGGACTAGAATTATTAATTTCTGGTAATGCTAAGCACGTAGTTTTATTACATGCTCCTAAAAGAAAATATTTCGATGATGAACCACATTGGGGAGAAATTCCAAGTGTGGAGTCTGAAATTGAAATCATTGAAAAATTAGGTTCTAAAGTTATTGCAGTGGCCCTAAATACCGAAAAGTGCACTAATGAAGAGGCTTTCGAGTATCAAACTTATTATGAAAAAAAATTAAAAATACCCGTACTTTTACCTATTCAAGAGGGTGTAGAAAAACTACTTCCAATTCTTACGACATTATAG
- a CDS encoding APC family permease produces the protein MSKLTPKIGLRAATILVVSVIVGSGVFKKIAPMSAELGSPILVLLCWILAGFISLAGALSTAEMASMFPDSGGEYNYFQKIYGRFFAFLYGWGNFTVMKTASIAALAYIFAQSFNSLIPLPSSTITFTIFGFNIFENLSIKILASGLVIFLSFVNFRGISVAESLSNKLTHIMFGSVLVFIVIGLFSTKGNIINLTQNSNDFTKIPLSGFSLVKGMMIASLGAFWGYEGWNHIGYIGEEIKEPQNNLPLALSFGTIIVIIIYVSLNLLFLYILPIDYFIQLNNTPNKIAAIEVANQLMGEKGMIFIACLILVTTLNATNSSIMMSARIFYAMSRDGLFFKKASSIHSVYKTPDFSLLIQAIWSILLIWSGTFDQLTDMLVFASFIYYGSTALGVIIMRIKFPNIERKYKVIAYPILPIFFVTFCVLLFIITIYNQPKEALLGLGLIGTGIPFYLFWRK, from the coding sequence ATGTCAAAACTAACACCCAAAATCGGACTTAGAGCAGCAACTATTTTGGTTGTGAGTGTGATTGTTGGTTCTGGTGTTTTTAAGAAAATAGCCCCAATGTCTGCCGAATTGGGTTCGCCTATTTTGGTACTATTATGTTGGATTTTAGCAGGCTTTATTAGTTTAGCAGGAGCACTTTCTACCGCCGAAATGGCAAGTATGTTTCCAGATTCAGGCGGAGAATATAATTATTTTCAGAAAATTTATGGTCGTTTTTTTGCATTTCTCTATGGATGGGGCAATTTTACGGTAATGAAAACTGCTTCCATTGCAGCCTTGGCTTATATTTTTGCACAATCTTTCAATAGTTTAATTCCACTTCCCAGCTCAACAATTACTTTTACAATTTTTGGATTTAATATTTTTGAAAATCTTTCAATTAAAATACTCGCAAGTGGATTAGTCATTTTTCTAAGCTTTGTCAATTTTCGAGGAATATCGGTTGCTGAAAGTTTAAGTAACAAGCTTACCCATATCATGTTTGGGTCGGTATTGGTATTCATTGTAATAGGCTTATTCTCGACAAAGGGAAACATTATAAATCTTACACAAAATAGTAACGATTTTACGAAAATACCCTTAAGTGGATTTTCTTTAGTCAAAGGAATGATGATTGCAAGTCTGGGAGCATTTTGGGGTTATGAAGGTTGGAATCATATTGGTTATATTGGCGAAGAAATAAAAGAACCTCAAAATAATCTACCATTAGCATTATCATTTGGAACAATAATCGTAATAATTATTTATGTTTCTCTCAATTTATTATTTCTGTATATTTTGCCAATAGATTATTTTATTCAACTCAATAACACTCCTAATAAAATTGCAGCAATTGAAGTAGCCAATCAATTAATGGGTGAAAAAGGAATGATTTTTATTGCTTGCTTGATTTTAGTTACCACACTCAATGCCACCAATAGTTCAATCATGATGTCGGCACGAATTTTTTATGCCATGTCAAGAGATGGCTTATTCTTTAAGAAGGCCTCCTCTATCCATTCGGTTTATAAAACGCCTGATTTCTCACTTTTGATACAAGCAATATGGTCAATACTTTTAATATGGTCTGGAACTTTTGACCAACTTACAGATATGCTAGTTTTTGCTTCATTTATCTATTACGGAAGTACCGCTTTAGGAGTAATAATTATGAGGATAAAATTTCCAAACATTGAAAGAAAATATAAAGTCATTGCTTATCCAATTCTTCCCATTTTCTTTGTTACTTTTTGTGTGTTACTATTTATTATTACAATATACAATCAGCCCAAAGAAGCACTGCTAGGACTTGGATTAATTGGAACGGGTATTCCTTTTTATCTATTTTGGCGGAAATAA
- the tgt gene encoding tRNA guanosine(34) transglycosylase Tgt gives MKYELQKTDSQTKARAGKITTDHGEILTPIFMPVGTAATVKAVHQRELVDEIKAQIILGNTYHLYLRPGLDILERAGGLHKFNGWSGPILTDSGGYQVFSLKDIRKISEEGVKFQSHIDGSRHLFTPESVMDIQRVIGADIIMAFDECAPYPCDYNYAKKSMEMTHRWLKRCIDRFDSTEGKYGYSQTLFPIVQGSVYKDLRIQSAEFIAEQNREGNAIGGLAVGEPAEKMYETIDYVNDILPKEKPRYLMGVGTPENILEGIALGIDMFDCVMPTRNARNGMLFTTQGIINIKNEKWKDDFSPIDEALGGYASTFYSKAYLRHLVKCDEILAAQIASIHNLTFYLWLVGKAREHILAGDFATWKNAMVKQTMYRL, from the coding sequence ATGAAATACGAATTACAAAAAACGGATTCTCAAACGAAGGCTCGTGCGGGAAAAATTACAACTGACCACGGAGAGATTTTAACTCCTATATTTATGCCCGTGGGTACTGCTGCAACTGTTAAAGCTGTACATCAACGTGAGTTAGTCGACGAAATCAAAGCTCAAATCATTTTAGGAAATACTTATCATCTTTATCTTCGTCCCGGACTTGATATTCTTGAACGTGCTGGAGGATTACACAAATTTAATGGGTGGAGCGGACCAATATTGACAGATTCGGGGGGGTATCAGGTATTTTCCTTGAAAGATATTCGTAAAATTTCTGAGGAAGGGGTAAAGTTTCAATCTCATATTGATGGTTCGAGACATTTATTTACGCCCGAAAGTGTGATGGATATTCAGCGTGTAATTGGGGCCGATATTATCATGGCTTTTGATGAATGTGCTCCGTATCCATGTGATTATAATTATGCCAAGAAATCAATGGAAATGACTCACCGCTGGTTGAAGAGATGTATTGACCGTTTTGATAGTACAGAGGGAAAGTATGGTTATTCACAAACTCTTTTTCCAATTGTACAAGGAAGTGTTTACAAAGATTTGCGTATTCAGTCGGCTGAATTTATTGCCGAACAAAATCGTGAAGGAAATGCTATTGGTGGTTTGGCAGTAGGGGAGCCCGCCGAAAAAATGTATGAAACAATAGATTATGTGAATGATATATTACCTAAGGAGAAACCAAGATATTTGATGGGTGTAGGTACTCCTGAAAATATTTTGGAGGGAATCGCTTTAGGAATTGATATGTTCGATTGCGTAATGCCCACTCGAAATGCACGTAATGGAATGTTGTTTACAACGCAAGGAATTATCAATATTAAAAACGAAAAATGGAAAGATGATTTCTCTCCGATTGACGAAGCGTTAGGCGGATATGCTAGCACATTTTACTCAAAAGCATATCTTCGACACTTAGTTAAATGTGATGAAATCTTGGCAGCACAAATTGCAAGTATTCATAACTTGACATTCTATTTGTGGTTGGTTGGTAAAGCTCGAGAACATATCTTAGCGGGCGATTTTGCCACTTGGAAAAACGCAATGGTTAAGCAAACCATGTATAGATTATAA
- a CDS encoding NADH-quinone oxidoreductase subunit D → MKTIQYKYRPENLTISEPNKYKQDDLYSEEMVINLGPQHPSTHGVLRLEVVTDGEIIADVVPHLGYLHRCFEKHAENLPFNQTIPFVDRLDYVAAMNSELAYVMGLEKMLGIDKDIPKRIEYIRVLVAELNRLASHFIAIGTYGADMGATTAFLWLFRDREHIMRMLEWLSGARMLYNYIWVGGLFYDLPVGFEDRCREFVAYLKPKLIELQQLVIENHIFINRTANVGVLPLPMAINYGCTGPVLRGSGLKWDLRKVDNYSVYGEIDFDIPVGKGEAGKVGDCWDRNNVRVQECWESLKIIEQCLEKLTKEHKRTNDFDPQTLLPKKIRPPKMDFYCRAENPKGELGFFFRTDGRSDVPTRVKARACSYNNLSVLTELSIGGMIADLIAVIGSLDVVMGEVDR, encoded by the coding sequence TTGAAAACAATTCAATATAAATATCGTCCCGAAAACTTAACTATTTCTGAACCTAATAAATACAAACAAGATGATTTGTATTCTGAAGAAATGGTTATAAATCTTGGGCCTCAGCACCCTTCTACGCACGGAGTTTTGCGTTTAGAGGTGGTGACAGATGGCGAAATTATTGCCGATGTTGTACCACATTTGGGTTATTTGCATCGTTGTTTTGAAAAACATGCTGAAAACTTACCCTTTAATCAAACGATTCCTTTTGTTGATAGACTCGATTATGTAGCTGCCATGAATTCGGAGTTAGCTTATGTGATGGGGCTCGAAAAAATGTTAGGAATTGATAAAGATATTCCGAAAAGAATAGAATATATCAGGGTTTTAGTTGCTGAATTGAATAGATTGGCTTCTCATTTTATTGCAATTGGAACTTACGGTGCTGATATGGGTGCCACAACTGCATTTTTGTGGTTATTCCGCGACCGCGAGCATATTATGCGTATGTTAGAATGGTTGAGTGGGGCTCGTATGTTATACAACTATATTTGGGTTGGAGGCTTATTCTATGATTTACCCGTAGGATTTGAAGACCGTTGTCGAGAATTTGTAGCTTACCTAAAACCTAAGCTTATAGAGTTACAGCAGCTAGTTATTGAAAACCACATTTTTATCAATCGTACTGCAAATGTTGGGGTTTTACCATTACCGATGGCCATTAATTATGGGTGTACTGGGCCAGTATTACGTGGTTCTGGACTCAAGTGGGATTTGAGAAAAGTCGATAATTATTCTGTTTATGGAGAAATTGATTTTGATATTCCAGTTGGGAAGGGAGAGGCTGGTAAAGTTGGAGATTGTTGGGATAGAAATAATGTAAGGGTTCAGGAATGTTGGGAGTCTTTGAAGATTATTGAGCAATGTCTGGAAAAACTTACCAAAGAACACAAACGTACTAATGATTTTGACCCACAAACTCTATTGCCCAAAAAGATTCGTCCACCCAAAATGGATTTTTATTGTAGAGCAGAAAATCCAAAAGGAGAATTAGGGTTCTTTTTCAGAACTGATGGACGCTCTGATGTGCCAACAAGAGTAAAAGCAAGGGCTTGTTCTTATAATAATTTATCTGTTCTTACCGAACTTTCAATTGGCGGAATGATTGCCGATTTAATTGCTGTTATCGGCTCATTAGATGTGGTAATGGGAGAAGTTGATAGATAA